In Amaranthus tricolor cultivar Red isolate AtriRed21 chromosome 5, ASM2621246v1, whole genome shotgun sequence, a genomic segment contains:
- the LOC130812661 gene encoding protein NETWORKED 4B: METKSQSHCWWFDSYNSSKCSPWLESTLTELNEKTKTMLKLIEEDADSFAQRAEMYYKKRPELISMVEDFYRAHRSLAERYDLLKSDRAVRVKSALSPSLSLPNEECVYVLESMNSVKSFDSFTEATYSYEEVAESEVDDPEQEEDGAQIEQDGEEVVKSGAECGASYDELMMLREKLDELREENEIQMKIIRRMEEEKEELVTQLSINIGDLKELRKEMDVIWDDDLVVVVKENNEFLVSFDEVTKLKDEIENMKVEMMYQKEEFKKKVDEVSYIREKFEDEHTKNRYLENEIVKLREEMRRAKIGGDEEKQEVIRHLKNALTGKNMEEKEAIVQQNNEIVENFQDRSEGNRQLMDAHICEDEEKQEAIRHLKDALIVKGMEKIEAIVQQKDEIVEKLQERNEGNRQLMDAHLCEDEGKQEAIRHLKDALTGKDTEKKEATVQLKDESIVKDKEKSDAIRQLMEELAEKDMEIRQVSVAMENKMMNALAEKDEEKREAIRQLSAAMELLREESKFLKKSLVSISPKKSTRPDFHMFKAVNFGKLFKFTSSNQTNIVAL; the protein is encoded by the exons atggaGACAAAGAGTCAATCCCATTGTTGGTGGTTTGATAGTTACAACTCTTCTAAGTGTTCTCCTTGGCTTGAATCTACTCTTACAG AACTTAATGAAAAGACAAAAACAATGTTGAAGCTGATTGAAGAGGATGCAGATTCATTTGCACAACGAGCGGAGATGTATTACAAGAAAAGGCCTGAACTTATTAGCATGGTCGAAGACTTTTATCGCGCACACAGATCATTAGCAGAACGATATGATCTACTTAAGAGTGATCGAGCTGTTCGTGTTAAGTCCGCTTTGAGTCCCTCCCTTTCTTTGCCAAACGAGGAATGTGTGTACGTGCTTGAGTCCATGAACTCTGTGAAATCGTTTGATAGTTTCACTGAGGCAACCTACAGTTACGAAGAGGTAGCTGAGTCTGAGGTAGATGATCCGGAACAAGAAGAGGATGGTGCACAAATTGAGCAGGATGGAGAGGAGGTTGTTAAGTCGGGTGCTGAATGTGGGGCAAGTTATGATGAGTTGATGATGTTGAGGGAAAAATTGGATGAATTGAGAGAAGAGAATGAGATTCAAATGAAGATTATAAGGCGAATGGAGGAGGAGAAAGAGGAGCTAGTGACGCAGTTATCGATTAACATCGGTGATCTTAAGGAGCTGAGGAAAGAAATGGATGTTATTTGGGATGATGATTTGGTAGTTGTGGTGAAGGAAAATAATGAATTCTTGGTGTCATTTGATGAGGTTACGAAGTTGAAGGATGAGATCGAGAATATGAAGGTTGAGATGATGTATCAGAAGGAAGAATTTAAGAAGAAAGTGGATGAGGTAAGTTATATAAGGGAGAAGTTTGAAGATGAGCATACTAAAAATAGGTATTTAGAAAATGAAATTGTAAAACTGAGAGAAGAAATGAGAAGAGCAAAGATAGGTGGAGACGAAGAGAAGCAAGAAGTGATTAGGCACTTGAAAAACGCGCTTACAGGAAAAAATATGGAGGAAAAAGAGGCTATTGTGCAACAGAATAATGAAATAGTCGAAAATTTTCAAGACAGAAGCGAGGGAAATAGGCAGCTAATGGATGCACATATATGTGAAGATGAGGAGAAGCAAGAAGCAATTAGGCACTTGAAAGATGCGCTTATAGTTAAGGGTATGGAGAAAATAGAGGCTATTGTGCAACAGAAGGATGAAATAGTCGAAAAACTTCAAGAAAGAAACGAGGGCAATAGGCAACTAATGGATGCACATCTATGTGAAGATGAGGGGAAGCAAGAAGCGATTAGGCACTTGAAAGACGCGCTTACAGGAAAGGATACGGAGAAAAAAGAGGCGACTGTGCAACTGAAAGATGAATCAATCGTAAAAGATAAGGAGAAAAGTGACGCGATTAGGCAGCTAATGGAAGAACTAGCGGAAAAAGATATGGAAATAAGGCAAGTAAGTGTAGCTATGGAGAATAAAATGATGAACGCTCTTGCGGAGAAAGATGAAGAGAAACGCGAGGCGATTAGACAGTTAAGTGCAGCCATGGAGTTACTTAGGGAGGAGAGTAAGTTTCTTAAGAAGTCATTAGTGAGTATTTCACCTAAGAAAAGCACTAGACCTGATTTTCATATGTTTAAGGCTGTGAATTTtggtaaattatttaaatttacatCTAGTAACCAGACTAATATCGTAGCTCTATAA
- the LOC130812662 gene encoding classical arabinogalactan protein 26-like, whose translation MASLNPFITIIFIITSTFSFTSSHKTPFKLSTIASEPTVLPDSLPPSQSPALSPDITPLFPTPSTTTNPPADSSLPIIPSSPSPPNPDSLSTPHPEFTISPTAAPPESSALAFKLSFLLNLALLFLGFFI comes from the coding sequence ATGGCTTCCTTAAACCCCTTCATCACAATCATTTTCATAATAACTTCCACTTTTTCCTTTACTTCATCGCACAAAACACCATTTAAACTATCAACAATAGCATCTGAACCAACTGTATTACCAGATTCTCTCCCTCCTTCTCAATCCCCTGCATTATCCCCTGATATTACTCCTCTGTTTCCTACTCCTTCAACTACCACAAACCCACCTGCTGATTCTTCATTACCCATCATTCCTTCTAGTCCAAGTCCCCCTAATCCTGACTCTCTATCAACTCCTCATCCTGAATTCACCATTTCCCCAACCGCCGCCCCGCCCGAATCCTCTGCTCTTGCTTTCAAGCTCTCATTCTTGCTCAATCTTGCATTGctgtttctgggtttttttaTATGA
- the LOC130812663 gene encoding tubby-like F-box protein 3, producing the protein MSFRSILHDMKEELGSISRKGFDVKLGHGFRSKSQRVVQDNFVVIDAFKQSCWANMPPELLRDVLMRIETSESTWPPRRNVVACAGVCRSWRETTKEIVKTPELSGKLTFPISVKQPGSRDTLIQCYIKRHRGSQTYYLFLGLSSASYDDGKFLLAAKKCRRPTCTDYIISMNPEYVSKGSSAYIGKLRSNFLGTKFTIYDTQPSNAGAKMTRSRSTRLVGSKQIAPRAPAGNYHVAHIAYELNVLGSRGPRKMQCVMDTIPASAIEPGGLAPTQTEFVNNNVDSFPSISFFRSKSIRVDNCQSEAIPIRKEGMLCLRNKAPRWHEQLQCWCLNFNGRVTVASVKNFQLVASREDGSEHESVILQFGKVGKDVFTMDYQYPISAFQAFAICLSSFDTKIACE; encoded by the exons ATGTCTTTTAGAAGCATTTTACATGATATGAAAGAGGAACTTGGGAGTATATCTAGGAAAGGGTTTGATGTGAAATTGGGGCATGGTTTTAGATCAAAGTCTCAAAGAGTGGTTCAAGATAATTTTGTGGTGATTGATGCTTTTAAGCAGAGTTGTTGGGCTAACATGCCTCCTGAGCTTTTGAGAGATGTACTTATGAGAATTGAGACATCTGAGAGCACCTGGCCGCCTCGACGCAATGTCGTTGCTTGTGCTGGTGTGTGCAGGAGTTGGAGAGAAACTACGAAGGAGATTGTCAAAACACCCGAGCTTTCGGGCAAGTTAACATTCCCCATCTCAGTGAAGCAG CCTGGATCAAGAGATACTCTCATTCAGTGTTACATCAAGAGACACCGTGGCAGCCaaacttattatttatttcttggTTTGAGCTCAG CTTCATACGACGATGGAAAATTCCTTCTTGCTGCTAAAAAGTGTAGACGCCCAACTTGCACGGATTACATCATTTCCATGAATCCTGAATATGTCTCCAAAGGGAGTAGTGCCTATATTGGGAAATTGAG ATCCAATTTTCTGGGGACGAAGTTTACAATATATGATACACAACCTTCAAATGCTGGAGCGAAGATGACGAGAAGTCGTTCCACTAGACTAGTGGGATCGAAACAGATTGCCCCCAGGGCTCCTGCAGGCAACTATCATGTAGCACACATCGCATACGAGCTGAATGTGCTGGGCTCTAG GGGTCCGAGGAAAATGCAGTGTGTCATGGATACTATACCTGCTTCTGCTATTGAACCTGGAGGACTGGCCCCTACGCAGACCGAATTTGTGAACAATAACGTGGATTCGTTTCCTTCAATATCCTTTTTCAGGTCAAAATCAATTAGAGTGGACAATTGCCAATCCGAAGCTATTCCTATTCGAAAAGAGGGAATGTTATGTCTGCGAAACAAGGCTCCTCGATGGCATGAGCAACTTCAGTGTTGGTGTCTTAACTTTAATGGTCGTGTAACTGTTGCTTCGGTCAAGAACTTTCAACTCGTTGCTTCCCGGGAGGATGGTTCGGAGCATGAAAGTGTTATCCTTCAATTTGGGAAAGTCGGAAAGGATGTTTTTACCATGGATTATCAATATCCGATCTCTGCTTTTCAGGCATTTGCCATCTGTCTTAGCAGCTTCGATACCAAAATTGCCTGTGAATGA
- the LOC130813633 gene encoding uncharacterized protein LOC130813633 — protein sequence MDKFVLHITSSYEVVENSSNDGHDENVENNNVENAQNTDNFEDNDSPIEAQIYFYEPRLIRELDLVFPLDDNSRHFSYSHYSRKLNNGEISDRKWLVYSKRANKVYCFPCKLFSSNVIKQFLASVGFNDWKHLSERLKGHENSPEPMTNMSSWKELCVRLEKKETTDSELQQEIMREKERWREVLKRKIGSVEFLAKYNLSFRGTNEKLYVEGNENFLGVMEMIGKFDPILQEHIRQIKNGEIHHHYLGHGIQDELISFLAHSMKNSILKIINKTFPGPSHFLPLLLRKKQCSKFLNSLPSSLRHLLAETSNL from the exons ATGGATAAGTTTGTATTGCATATTACAAGTTCATATGAAGTTGTAGAAAATTCGTCTAATGATGGTCACGATGAGAATGTTGAAAATAACAATGTAGAGAATGCACAAAATACTGATAATTTTGAAGATAATGATTCCCCAATTGAGgcccaaatttatttttatgaacCAA GACTTATAAGAGAACTTGATCTTGTGTTTCCGCTTGATGACAATTCACGACATTTTAGTTATAGCCATTATTCGAGAAAGTTGAACAATGGTGAGATTAGTGATAGAAAGTGGTTAGTTTACTCAAAACGTGCAAATAAAGTGTATTGTTTTCCTTGCAAATTGTTTAGTTCCAATGTTATCAAGCAATTTCTAGCAAGTGTTGGGTTTAATGATTGGAAACATCTTAGCGAGAGGCTTAAGGGTCATGAAAATAGTCCCGAACCTATGACTAATATGAGTTCTTGGAAGGAATTATGTGTTAGGTTGGAGAAAAAAGAAACAACTGATAGTGAATTGCAACAAGAAATTATGAGAGAGAAAGAACGATGGAGAGaagttttgaaaagaaaaattggtAGTGTGGAATTTTTAGCTAAATATAATTTGTCATTTCGTGGTACTAATGAGAAACTTTATGTTGAAGGTAATGAGAATTTTTTAGGAGTTATGGAGATGATTGGCAAATTCGACCCAATACTGCAAGAGCATATTCGACAAATAAAAAATGGTGAGATTCACCATCACTATCTTGGCCACGGAATTCAAGAtgaattaatttcttttttggcacatagTATGAAGAACTCAATATTGAAGATTATAAACAAG ACATTCCCAGGTCCCAGCCATttccttcctcttcttcttcgaaAAAAACAGTGCTCTAAGTTCTTGAATTCGCTTCCGTCTTCCTTGAGACATCTTCTTGCTGAAACATCTAACCTTTAG